The sequence below is a genomic window from Microbulbifer hydrolyticus.
AAACCCTTGTCCGGTAATGCGCCCAGGTTGGCGACATTTTCCAGCGCCGGGACATTGTGCTCGAACAGGATGCGGTGGGTTTTGAACAGCTGCGACCCGCCAAAATCGATACTCGGGGTGTCCAGTCCCACGGCCTTGATGCCGCGTTTTTCCGCCAGATAAAGGGCCGCATCTGGACCCAGCCCGGGGAAGTTCAGTTTTTCCACCGCGGCCTCACCGCGCTCGGCGGTCCCCATGTATTTCACCGGGTCCGGCCAGAAGCGCGCGCTACCGGTATCGAGCAGCACGATGCTGTTCTCCGGCACGGTCCCGTGTTTTTCTTCCCAGCGCTGGATATCCGCAACGGAAATCTTGTAATTGCGGTCCTTGCCAATGCGGTCCGCTACCCGGATCACCACCCCCTGACCGATCAACTGTTCCAGCGGAATCTTGTCCACAGACAGTTTGTTGCGGGCAAAGTGTACCGGTGCGTCCACATGGGTACCGCCGTGTTCGGCGGCTGCCAGATTGTAGGCGGAATAGTAATAGCCCTTGTCGGTTTCGCCGGCAAACACCGTGGACTTGGCAAATTTATCCGCGGTCGGCCAGTAAATTGTGTCTTCGGCAAAGTCATGGGAAAGGTCTACCCAGCGCCCCTCCGGCAGCGCGCCCGCCAATAGACTGGCGGGCAGGCAAGCGAATAGAAACAGAATGCAACGCCCTTGGCCCATAACAAACTCCTTGTTTACTCTGTGCGGCTCTCGCGATCCCATGCCGAGCCCGACAGGGAAACCTGATCCTTGAAAGCCTATACCAAAGCGCTACCACTGCCAGCGGATCGCGCGCGGGCACTGGTGCTGGCGCGCCAGCATGTCCATGCCCCTGGACCGATGGGGTGGCCAGGACGCGGAGGTGCCGGGACCGGTTTGATGGGGTTGTGGACCTGAAAGCGGACCGTGCGGAGGGCGCCTTGCGGGTCAAGGCTCTGCACTGGAGGGAAACAGCCAGCAGCGGATTGCTGGCGGGCTTTGACAAAGCGCTCGGCGACCCTGTCCGCTTTCACGGGCTGGGCGCCGAAGCGGCATAATCTCAGATCTGGACCACCACGTAGACTTCGCGGCCATCGCGCTGGGTGGGCATGAAGTAGTGTTCGCCGTAGCGGTAGTACTGCACGCCGTTGACCACTTCCGCGGTGTAGCCTGCCGGCAGGTTGTCCAAGACCTGGCCGGGGTTATAGGCGCTGGCGACAGGACCGCCAGTGGTAGTCACCGTGGTGGTTGTGGTGGTCGTGACACCGGCCGGGGCAGGCACCACCACATAGCGATTCACTTGCGGCTGCCACTGATAGTAGGCGCCGCCGTACTGGTAGTAGCTGAAGCCACCGATCTGAACCTGCACTGCGCTGCTCGGCAATGTCAGCACGGATGCGCCCAGCGGCGCCGAAACCACCACGTAGCCTGAGGGGGCCGGGCGGTAGAAATAACCGCCGCCGTAGTAATAGGGGCGTCCACCCACAGCCATATTGATGAAGCCACCCGGCAGCACGGGCACGGTAAAGCCGATGCCAATTCGCGGTCCGCGGCGGTAACGCGGGCCCCAGTAGTCGCGTCCGTGACCATAGCCGTGGCCATGGTGGTGGCCACGGTGCCCGCTGTGGGCGTCCGCCGGCGCGGCAAAGGCGAATGACAGCAGCGTTGCCAGTCCTGCACCGAAAACTAAAAATTTGACTGCGTTCTTCATTAAATCTCCCGCGAAGCGAGTGCTTACTATTGTGCAAATAATAAACGTATCCGGGCGGCCGCGCTACATCTGACAGGAGCCTGACCGTTAAGAATTGTCACTTAGCCGTGGCGGGAGCGGGTGACCCGGCAGCCAACTACTGGCGCATGTTGGTGATGCCGGGCTCCCGGGGTCATTTGCGGTTGCGCTGAACAATCCCCATCAGTTTGTACAGCAGCTGCGCAGCGCCGAACTCGTAGGCGTGGAAACCTTCGATGGGGGCAAATTCGAGCAGGTCGAAGCCGATGATCTCCCGCTGTTTCGCGACCGATTCGAACAGGTTCAGCGTCTGGTACCAGCCGAGTCCGCCTGGTACCGGGGTGCCGGTGGATGGGAAGACTGATGGGTCCATGCCGTCGATATCCAGGGTAAAGAACACCTGGCGGGGGAAGTCGTCCGGCAACTGGATAGACTGCACCTGGTTGGGCACCAGCTGGTGGGCGTCCATGTAGCGCACGTTGTACTCCCTGCGCGCGTCCATTTCCTCCTCGCAGTAGGCGCGGATACCCAACTGATAAAGCGGCACCCCGGCCTCACACACCAGCCGCATGACACTGGCGTGGCTGTGCCGCTGGCCCTCGTAGCGATCGCGCAGGTCGGCGTGGGCATCGATCTGTACCACCCCGAAGTCGGTGTATCCGGCGTCCAGGTAACCTTTGATGATGCCCCAGGTGACCGAGTGTTCGCCGCCGATACCCACAGGCATTTTGCCGAGGGTGAGAATCTCGCGGGTGGCGTTGGCGATGTTCTCCATGACCTGCTCGGCCGGGCCGCTGACGTCGACGGCGTCCCGGGTGTAAATACCAAGGTCGCAGGGTGAGGAGAAGTTATCGAAAGTCTCCAGCTGATGGGACGCTTCAATAATTGATGCCGGCCCTTTGCCGGTGCCGCCGCCATAGGAGACGGTCTCCTCATAGGGGATCGGCAGGATATGGAACAGCGCGTCTTCGGGCTTGGGTTGCTCGATTTCGGAGCCCAGAAAAATATTGGGGTCTTCTTGGTGCATGGGACTTCTTTAAACCTTTGGTGGTGGCAGAGCACCGGATCAAGCTCAGGACAGGCGACCTTTAAAGTCTTCGTATCCGAATGTTTTTACAATTTTCAGTTCATCAGTATCGGAATTCCACAGTGCGATCGAAGGCAGTGGAATGCCGTTGAATGTATTGGTCTTGACCATGGTGTAGTAGGCCATTTCCTCGAACACGATGCGGTCGCCGATATGCAGTGGTTCGGCGAAACTGTACTCGCCGATTCTGTCACCGGCCAGGCAACTCTGCCCGCCTAACTGGTAGCTGTGCGGCAGTTCTTCCGGCAGCGAAGCGCCGGTGATTTCCGGGCGGTAGGGCATCTCGATCACATCCGGCATATGGCAGGTGGCGGAGACATCGAGAATGGCCTGGTTGCTGCCATTCCAGGTCAGGTCCACAACCTCGCCCACCAGTACACCACAGAACAGTGCCACCGCCTCACCCGGCTCCAGGTACACCTGTACGCCGTGTTTCTCGGAAAATGCCTTTACCGCGGCAACCAGCTCGTCCACCTGGTAGTCACAGCGCGTGATGTGGTGGCCGCCGCCGAAATTGATCCACTGCATCTGCGGGATCAGGTCGCCGAACTTTTCTTCCACCGCCTTGATCGTGCGCTCCAGGGGTTTGAAGTCCTGCTCACACAGGGTGTGGAAGTGCAGGCCGCTGATGCCAGTCAGGTCTTCTCCGTCAAACAGCGAGCGTACGATGCCCAGACGTGAACACGGGGCGCAGGGATCGTAAATCGGTGTGTGACCCTCGGAGTGCTCGGGGTTGATACGCAGGCCGAACTGCAGCTCGGGTCGTTGCTTTTGCGCCTCCAGGCACAGCTCGCGGTAGCGCTTCCACTGGGAAAAGGAATTGAAAATCACGTGGTGGGCAAACCCCAGGATTTCTTTCAGCTCCGCTTCCTTGTAGCCGGCACTGAATACATGTACCTCTTTGCCCTGATCCTTGCCGCCGTACTCCTCAAAGCCCAGCTTTGCCTCATTGATACCACTGGCACAGGTTCCGGAAAGGTACTCGGCGACGATAGGCCCGATGCTGAACATGGAGAACGCTTTCAGTGCGGCAAGCACTTTTGCGCCGCTGCGTTTCTGCACATCGGCGAGTACTTCCAGATTGTCGCGCAGGGCAATTTCATCCACCACAAAACAGGGCGTGGGGACGCGGGTCGGGTCGAATTCACCGAAGTAGTCTTTGCGGGGAGTCAGATCCATGGTGTTGTATAGGGGCCTCTTGAAAAATCCCGGGCATTTTGGCCCGGGATTTTCTGCACATAAATAAAGTTATACGAACGGTTTGTCGAGCCAGGTTTCCTGCCAGGGCAGGCCGTACTTGTTCAGGTCTTCCATGAAGGGGTCCGGATCCAGCTGCTCCATATTCCATACGCCCGGCTTCATCCACTTGCCTTCCATCATCATCTTGGCACCGATCATGGCCGGTACACCGGTGGTGTAGGAAATCGCCTGGGACTGAACCTCTTTATAGGCTTCCTGGTGATCGCAGATGTTGTAGACGTAGTAGATCTTGTCTTCACCGCCTTTCACACCCTTGATGATGTTGCCAATACAGGTTTTGCCCTTGGTCAGCGGGCCAAGACTTGCAGGATCCGGCAACAGTGCTTTCAGGAACTGTATCGGTACAATTTGCTGCCCCTGGAATTCAATCGGCTCGATACTGGTCATGCCCACGTTCTGCAGTACCTCGAGGTGTTTGAGGTAGCTGGCTCCAAACGTCATCCAGAAGCGTGCGCGCTCGATTTCCGGGAAGTGCTTGGATAGAGATTCCAGCTCCTCATGGTACAGCAGGTACAGGTCTTTCTCGCCGATACCTTCCGGGAAGTCGAATACCCGCTTTTCTTCCATGGGCTTGGTGGTGACCCACTTGCCATCTTCCCAGTAGCGGCCGTTCGCGGTGATTTCGCGGATGTTGATTTCCGGGTTGAAGTTGGTGGCAAACGGCAGGCCGTGGTCGCCGGCGTTACAGTCGAGAATGTCCAGGGTCTTGATGCGGTCGAAGTGATGCTTCTTGGCATAGGCAGTAAATACACTGGTAACGCCCGGATCAAAGCCACTGCCGAGCAGTGCCATCAAACCCGCTTTTTCAAATTTTTCCTGGTAGGCCCACTGCCACTTGTATTCGAACTTGGCCTCTTCCGGCGGTTCGTAGTTGGCGGTATCCAGGTAATGCACGCCGGTCTCCAGGCACGCGTCCATGATATGCAGGTCCTGGTAGGGCAACGCCACATTAATCACCATGTCCGGTTTGACCTTCTCGATCAGCGCGACCATTTCACTGACGTTATCGGCGTCCACTTCCGCGGTGTCGATCTTGCGCGACAGCATATCGGCGATCTTGTCACATTTGGATTTGGTGCGGCTGGCGAGGGTGATGTTCTCGAAGACTTCCTCTACTTGTGCACACTTGTGTGCAACCACCTGACCGACGCCACCGGCGCCTACTATCAACACATTGGCCATCTATGTATCTCCTTATTCTTGGGTGTTTCTTAACACGCAAAATTTTTAGTGCCCGGAGCTATGCCGCCACCTGTCCAGCGATAGAGCCTACCGCCGGGTCCTGATCTATTTCTCGAAGTAGGTATATCCGCTCATGCTTGCAGTGTACGTGTGCAAAATATCCTTACGCTGTTGCGCGGTAATCCGCTTTTCCTTTACTGCCCGCTCAGCCAGCTTGCGGAAACGCTCGAAAAGGTCCTGCGGTGAATACTCCACGTAGCTCAGCACATCGGCAATGCTGTCGCCGTGAATCTCGCGGCTGTAATCCACCTGGCCGTCGTCGTCGATACGCACACTCACCACGTTCGTATCACCAAACAGGTTGTGCAGGTCACCCAGAGTTTCCTGATACGCACCAACCAGGAAAGTTCCGAGAATATACTCTTCGCCATCCTTCAGAGGGTGCAGCGGCAGCGTCTTGCGCACATCCTGTCGGTCGATAAAACGGTCGATCTTGCCGTCGCAATCGCAGGTGATATCCGCGATTATCGCCGAGCGGGTCGGCGCCTCATCCAGGCGGTGAACCGGCACCAGCGGGAACAGTTGATCGATCGCCCAGATATCCGGCAGCGACTGGAACACGCTCACATTCGCGTAATAAATATCGGACAGAACCTCCGGCAATGCCTGCAGGTCCACCGGCACCTGGTCCACCTCATTCAGGAGTTTGCGAATACGCTGCGCGCACTGCAAAAACAGGTTCTCCGCCAGTGCACGATCGCGCAGGCTCACCTGGCCGTGCAGGTAGAGCGCGCGGATTTCATCCCGATAGTAGAGGCCATCGTTGTAGCTCTCCTGCAGGTTTTTGGGCGTCACACTTTGCAGCGCATCCTGCAGGTTCTTCAACATCGGGTGTGTGTCCTCGCCGATGCTGTCTTCCTCCAGCTCGATGGGCTCGAAACTGGTGGTGTCCAGAATGTTGAACAGCAATACCGATGAATAGGCTACCGTGGCACGGCCCGACTCGGTGATGATCACCGGGTGCTCCACGCCCTCGCTGTCCAGCGTGCCCATAATGGCTTCCACCACGTCGACACAGTATTCATCCAGCGAATAGTTCTTGGAGTGGGTGTAGTTGGTCTTGGAACCATCGTAGTCCACCGCCAGGCCACCACCGAGGTCGAGGTAACCCATGGCCGCGCCTTCCTCTACCAGGTCGGCATAGTAGCGGCAGGCCTCCAGCACGCCCGTGCGGATGTCGCGAATGTTCGGTACCTGCGAGCCCAGGTGGTAGTGCAGCAGCTTCAGGCAGTGCAACATGTTCTGGTCGCGCAGTTTATCGACCATCGCAATCAGGTCGTTACTGCCGAGGCCAAAAATACTGCGGTCGCCACTGGTGGCGTTCCAGTAGCCACCCACCTTGCTCGCCAGTTTTATCCGCACACCAATATTCGGCTCCACCTGTTCGCGCTGGGCGCAGTGGATGATGGTGTCCACTTCCGAGGGTGTCTCCACCACGAAGAATACCTGCACGCCAAGGCGCTGCGCCTGCAGGCCGAGGTTGATGAACTCCTCGTCCTTGTAGCCGTTACAGACGATCAGCGCGTCGGTGTTGTCGAGGATCGACAGCGCCGCAATCAGTTCCGCTTTGCTGCCAGCCTCCAGCCCATGTCCAAACTGGCGTCCGGCACGGGCGATTTCCTCGATCACCTGGCATTGCTGGTTCACCTTGATGGGAAAAACACCGCGGAACACGTTGTTGTAACCACTGCTCTCGATGGCGCTGCGGAATGAATTGTTGATCCGCCCGATCTGGGCATCGAGCAGGTTTTCAAAGCGCACCAGCAACGGCATGCCCAGACCGCGTTCGGTGGCGCCGTGGGCGATATCCAGCAGTGAAACGGCATGCAGTTCACCGGCGTCGTTTTTCACTTCAACCGTGATCTCGCCAGACTGATTCAAATTGAAATAGCCGGCGCCCCAGTTGCGGATGCCGTAAAGCTCTGCGGAGTCCTCGCAGGTCCAGTTTTCGATCTGTTCTTGTTTCATGGCGCCTCGTTATTGGTTGAGGAACGGTCGGTTTTCAGGGGCGCGAATCTTGGGGCCAGAGTTTGTGGAAAGCAATAACTATAGAAAAGAAAAATAGCCTTTTTTTAATGCTTAAAATTAAATTTTTGTTCGGTTTTTTAGCCGGCTCGTATATATAAACATTGATGGCGCATCAATTGCCACAATAGGCAGGTTAACAGAAATAAATTAGCAGAAATAAAAAAGGCGACTCCGTGGAGTCGCCGAGGGGCAATAACCGAATTTTAATTCGGTTGTTGGGGTTGGGAGATACGTTGGTTACGTTGAGCGATTGGGCCCGCCGCCTGGCTTCAGAAGAAGCCGGGGTTGGAGACAACCAGGTAGCCGCGGCGGTGGTGATCCCAGCGGTAGTAGGTGTCGTAAGCGACGTAGTAGTTCAG
It includes:
- a CDS encoding cyclase family protein, whose protein sequence is MGQGRCILFLFACLPASLLAGALPEGRWVDLSHDFAEDTIYWPTADKFAKSTVFAGETDKGYYYSAYNLAAAEHGGTHVDAPVHFARNKLSVDKIPLEQLIGQGVVIRVADRIGKDRNYKISVADIQRWEEKHGTVPENSIVLLDTGSARFWPDPVKYMGTAERGEAAVEKLNFPGLGPDAALYLAEKRGIKAVGLDTPSIDFGGSQLFKTHRILFEHNVPALENVANLGALPDKGFTVIALPMKIRGGSGGPTRVVALVPD
- a CDS encoding DUF6515 family protein, with translation MKNAVKFLVFGAGLATLLSFAFAAPADAHSGHRGHHHGHGYGHGRDYWGPRYRRGPRIGIGFTVPVLPGGFINMAVGGRPYYYGGGYFYRPAPSGYVVVSAPLGASVLTLPSSAVQVQIGGFSYYQYGGAYYQWQPQVNRYVVVPAPAGVTTTTTTTVTTTGGPVASAYNPGQVLDNLPAGYTAEVVNGVQYYRYGEHYFMPTQRDGREVYVVVQI
- the speB gene encoding agmatinase; this translates as MHQEDPNIFLGSEIEQPKPEDALFHILPIPYEETVSYGGGTGKGPASIIEASHQLETFDNFSSPCDLGIYTRDAVDVSGPAEQVMENIANATREILTLGKMPVGIGGEHSVTWGIIKGYLDAGYTDFGVVQIDAHADLRDRYEGQRHSHASVMRLVCEAGVPLYQLGIRAYCEEEMDARREYNVRYMDAHQLVPNQVQSIQLPDDFPRQVFFTLDIDGMDPSVFPSTGTPVPGGLGWYQTLNLFESVAKQREIIGFDLLEFAPIEGFHAYEFGAAQLLYKLMGIVQRNRK
- the nspC gene encoding carboxynorspermidine decarboxylase produces the protein MDLTPRKDYFGEFDPTRVPTPCFVVDEIALRDNLEVLADVQKRSGAKVLAALKAFSMFSIGPIVAEYLSGTCASGINEAKLGFEEYGGKDQGKEVHVFSAGYKEAELKEILGFAHHVIFNSFSQWKRYRELCLEAQKQRPELQFGLRINPEHSEGHTPIYDPCAPCSRLGIVRSLFDGEDLTGISGLHFHTLCEQDFKPLERTIKAVEEKFGDLIPQMQWINFGGGHHITRCDYQVDELVAAVKAFSEKHGVQVYLEPGEAVALFCGVLVGEVVDLTWNGSNQAILDVSATCHMPDVIEMPYRPEITGASLPEELPHSYQLGGQSCLAGDRIGEYSFAEPLHIGDRIVFEEMAYYTMVKTNTFNGIPLPSIALWNSDTDELKIVKTFGYEDFKGRLS
- a CDS encoding saccharopine dehydrogenase family protein; translation: MANVLIVGAGGVGQVVAHKCAQVEEVFENITLASRTKSKCDKIADMLSRKIDTAEVDADNVSEMVALIEKVKPDMVINVALPYQDLHIMDACLETGVHYLDTANYEPPEEAKFEYKWQWAYQEKFEKAGLMALLGSGFDPGVTSVFTAYAKKHHFDRIKTLDILDCNAGDHGLPFATNFNPEINIREITANGRYWEDGKWVTTKPMEEKRVFDFPEGIGEKDLYLLYHEELESLSKHFPEIERARFWMTFGASYLKHLEVLQNVGMTSIEPIEFQGQQIVPIQFLKALLPDPASLGPLTKGKTCIGNIIKGVKGGEDKIYYVYNICDHQEAYKEVQSQAISYTTGVPAMIGAKMMMEGKWMKPGVWNMEQLDPDPFMEDLNKYGLPWQETWLDKPFV
- the speA gene encoding biosynthetic arginine decarboxylase yields the protein MKQEQIENWTCEDSAELYGIRNWGAGYFNLNQSGEITVEVKNDAGELHAVSLLDIAHGATERGLGMPLLVRFENLLDAQIGRINNSFRSAIESSGYNNVFRGVFPIKVNQQCQVIEEIARAGRQFGHGLEAGSKAELIAALSILDNTDALIVCNGYKDEEFINLGLQAQRLGVQVFFVVETPSEVDTIIHCAQREQVEPNIGVRIKLASKVGGYWNATSGDRSIFGLGSNDLIAMVDKLRDQNMLHCLKLLHYHLGSQVPNIRDIRTGVLEACRYYADLVEEGAAMGYLDLGGGLAVDYDGSKTNYTHSKNYSLDEYCVDVVEAIMGTLDSEGVEHPVIITESGRATVAYSSVLLFNILDTTSFEPIELEEDSIGEDTHPMLKNLQDALQSVTPKNLQESYNDGLYYRDEIRALYLHGQVSLRDRALAENLFLQCAQRIRKLLNEVDQVPVDLQALPEVLSDIYYANVSVFQSLPDIWAIDQLFPLVPVHRLDEAPTRSAIIADITCDCDGKIDRFIDRQDVRKTLPLHPLKDGEEYILGTFLVGAYQETLGDLHNLFGDTNVVSVRIDDDGQVDYSREIHGDSIADVLSYVEYSPQDLFERFRKLAERAVKEKRITAQQRKDILHTYTASMSGYTYFEK